The genomic segment GTTTTGAATTTGAAATTAAAAATGAACCCGGAGAATGTTCAGATCCGCAAGGCATTTCCGAAATTTACCCCAACCCTTTTTTGATAAAACAGCATGGAGAAATTTTCTTTAGATTTGGGACAGTCAGTTTAACAGATTTCGAGGTCCAGATTTTTACCTCAGATGGGAGGGTACTCAAGACGTCTAACCTTACTGATGGTACTGATGCACTGACGCCGTCAAGCTTTACCTGGGATGGTCGGGATAATAACAATGAAATGGTTGCTTCCGGGATTTATATTTTTCAACTAAAACAGGATGGTTTTCATCAGTTTAAGAAATTTGCCGTAATCCACGAATAATTTGGAGTTTACCTTAACTATTGACTTTTGTCCTAATTTTTCTTATAATTGGAGGCTTTTGAAAATTCCTAAAATTTTCAGGGAGGGATTATTTTGACCAAAGGAAATATTATAAATATTGTGGCAGAGGGGACCGGGCTCACAAAGTTAGAGACCGGCGCGGTTGTGGATGGGTTTCTTGCTACGATAGGCTATGCCTTACAAACTGGCGATACGGTTACAATCCGTGGGTTTGGAAGCTTTCGTACAGTGCATCGCCGTGAGAGGGTTTCAACAAATCCCAAGACTGGCAAACCAATGCACGTACCCGACAGAATTGCTCCGGTATTTAAAGCATCGATTGACTTGAAGAAATTAGTAAATAAAAACCAAACGTTTGAATAGATTGGAGGTGAAAAAGTTTGCCCAGCGGTAAAAAGAGAAAGCGACATAAAATAGCCACACATAAAAGGAAAAAAAGGCTTAGAAAAAACCGACATAAGAAAAAAGTAAAGTAAGATAAATTAGTTCAAACCTTTGAATCCCCTCCCGACACCTGTTTTTATCCACAAAATCTTTCTGTTCTTTAACGTCGGGTGGGGAGTAACAAGAATTGTCTAAATTGGCCTGCCTTTTATTTTTCACCAATTTTATTTTCGCACCGATGACACAACTAAGCTTTGAAGATTTCTTAGTTGAGGATAAGTACCTCACGGTCACAGATCTTACCAAGGAAATTAGGTATCTGCTGGAATCGACCTTTAGAGAGATTTGGGTTGAGGGTGAGATTTCTAATTTCAATCACCATTCCAGCGGGCATATGTATTTTTCCTTGAAAGACGAAAATGCACAGATTTCATGTGCCATGTGGAGACGGCGAAATCATGAGCTGTTTTTCACGCCTGGTGACGGCATGAAAGTTGTCCTGAATGCCCGGTTGACCGTTTATGAAAAGCGTGGGAATTACCAACTCGATGTGCTGCAAATAAAGCCCGCAGGTTTAGGGGAGCTGCAATTGGCCTTCGAACAACTCAAAGGTCATCTTCGCGATGAGGGCTTGTTTTCTGAGGAATACAAGAAACCGATTCCGCTTTACCCGGAAAAGGTTGGCATTGTTACTTCGCCAACCGGCGCCGCGATCAAAGATTTAGTAGCAGTTTTACGCAGGCGTTTTCCCGGAATAAAGATTATCTTAAATCCGGTACGCGTGCAAGGCGAGGGGGCTGCAGCGGAAATTGTTCGGGCTATTGATGAATTGAATGAATACGGTCAGGTTGACGTTTTAATTGTAGGGCGCGGCGGTGGGTCCTTGGAGGATTTGTGGGCCTTCAATGAGGAAAGTGTGGCACGAGCGGTTTTCCGTTCGCAGATTCCGGTGGTTTCAGCAGTCGGACATGAAGTTGATTTTAGCATCTGCGATTTTGTCGCTGATTTGCGGGCGCCTACGCCTTCTGCAGCGGCGGAGCTGGTTGTTCAGAATAAGGATGGAATAACAGCGAGACTTAATCAAATGCTCGAATTCATGTCCGGTTCTATTTTGGATAGAATAAAGTATCAAAGAGAAAAAGTCAAAAACATGAAAAACAGTTATGCCTTTCGCCAGCCTCGGGATTTAGTCATTCAGTACCATCAGCGACTGGACGAAATCAATCGGAGCCTAAGAAAATCAATGAACCACAAAGTTGATTTGAGCAAGGAGTTGCTTAAGGGTCTGAGCAAAAGACTCGGACTTCTTGAACACAATAATGTTCTGAAGCGCGGCTATAGCCTCACCTTTCGCCGCTCAGATGGCAAGCTCATCTCGAAGGCCGATGAACTGGAAAAGAAAGACGAAATTGAAGTCAATTTTTATCAGGGCAAAGTATTTGGGACTGTGAATGAGGTGGTGGGTTAAAAAATCTTCTGCAAAAAAGTTAATAAGGATTGAATGCCAAAAAAGACTTTTGAACAAGCTATCAAACGATTGGAAGAAATCGTTGCTGAATTAGAGGAGGGAAATTTACCTCTCGAGGAATCGCTCAAGATTTATGAAGAAGGGGTGGAGTTAACCAAATTTTGTTCTACCAAACTCAACGAAACCGAGGATAAGATCAAAACGCTTGTGAAAACCGGTGCTGACTTCAAATTGAAATCTACTGATATTTAAAATACGCGTTTTGCCATTAGTTTTGGCCTTTGGCTTTTAATTCTTGAGATTTAGGTCGTGTCCCGACTTATTCGGGATTGAATTTTATTTAGCTAAAAGCTAATCGCCGCAAGCCAATCGCTCAATTTAGGTGATATTAAAATGGGCATAGAGAGCACAAAGAATTATAAATAGAGAAATGATTTTAGGACTTACAGGAAATATCGATAAAGCGAGTGTCAAACCGCTCGTTACAAAATTTGTTAAATGGCTTCAGAAATCCGGGGCAGATTTTATAGTAGAGAATGAACTCGCCGAGCACTTAATCCTGCCAAAAGAGTCCTGTCCTCGCTCTAGCCTTAAGAATTTTTTCGAAAAATGCCAAATGGTAATTTCGTTTGGTGGCGATGGAACCATTCTTTCCACGGCCCGAGCCATCGGAGATTCAGGGGTGCCTATTTTGGGAGTGAAAATGGGCGGGATGGGCTTCTTAGCGGAGCTGACTCCCGAGGAGCTTTACGCCAGCATGGAAGAGATCTTAAAGGGACATTATCAAATCGTCAAAAGAATGGTGCTCCAAGTTGAAGTTGAAGGAGAAAAGACAACTCGGTATCATGCTTTAAATGACCTGGTTTTTGACAAAGGCGCGGTTTCCCGGGTCATACATATTAAGACGTTTATCGACGATGAGTTCCTGAATACTTATATTTCTGATGGTTTAATAATCTCGACGCCAACGGGATCCACTGCTTATTCGTTGGCCGCTGGCGGGCCTATTTTGCTACCCTCGATGAATGCGATAATTATCAATCCGATTAGTCCTCACACATTGGGAGCCAGACCGGTAGTAATTCCTGATGACAAAGTGGTTAAAATTAAGATTGAGTACGCCCCGCAAAACGTTTTGTTAAGCGCAGACGGTCAGGTCAGTAAAGAGTTAAAACAAGGACAGACTGCGACCATTCAAAAGGCAGATTATCAAATTAAATTGGTTTCCTACCGCGGGCGTAGTTTTTATGATGTGCTGCGAGCAAAACTCAACTGGGGAGAGGATATTCGTGAAAGTTAGATGGCTTAGGTAAAAACAAGTATCAGATAAATCATCTTAAAGAAGAAAATAATAAACACAAACAGCATTCTGAGACTTAAATGAAAGGATATGTTATGGAAGAAAAACAACAAGTGAAAAAGAAGCTTCGCACATTGATGATCATTATGGTTGTTATTATCATTCCTGGTCTAGTACGCACAATCAATTCTTCTGCTTTTGAATCAGTGCGTTCCGTGGATATGTGATGTTGTTTGGTGCAGGCATGGCGACCGGTGTCTTAGTAGCTCCAGCAAGAAAACTACTCCCGTCTAATAAAAGATGACCAATAAATCAGGAAATTGCGCCATCCAACAATTCAATCAACCTGACGCCAAACGTCGGGTCTGATGGGTATGTTTAAGTTTTTCAAATGTTTGGCACATGTTATTTCGGTCGTTAGATTGTAAATTTACCACTTTAAAGAACTGAAATCGCTTGACTTCCTTACCCAAATTTAATATATTCTTGCTGTTTTATACGTTTATTTACCCACCGGTTTTTACTTTCTCAACGATCTTAAATATTTTGGGAATAGAATAAAGTTGTGGTCAGTTTTAATTTATTTTAGTTGCTTTCAATTATTTCTAATAAATGGTTAATACAATTAATGTCTGGAAATGAAGTTGCGTTGCTTGTTTTTTACGGTGTCGGGATTTCCATATTAGCACTATTCGGAATCCACAAGTATTTTTTGTTATATTTGTTTTGGAAGTACAAGAAACACCCCACATTTAAACCGGGTAAATTTGAATCTCTTCCCAGAGTTACAGTACAATTACCGATTTATAATGAAAAATATGTGGTAGAAAGACTTATCGCCACTGTTTGCAAATTGGACTATCCCAAGCATCTCCTGGAAATTCAGGTACTGGACGATTCTACAGACGAAACTCGGAATATGGCCAGGAATTTGACTCAAGAGTTTAGAAATCGTGGAGTCGATATCAAACACATTCACAGGAGTAATCGAATCGGTTTTAAAGCAGGAGCGCTTGCGGAAGGATTAAAAAAAGCAACGGGAGACTTTGTTGCCATTTTTGACGCTGATTTCGTGCCAAAACCAGATTTCCTAAAGAAAACCATCCCGTACTTTGTTAACGAAAAAATCGGCATGGTTCAGGCACGATGGGGACATATCAATCAGAATTACTCGGTGCTTACTCAAATTCAGTCGGTGTTTCTGGATGGACATTTCATTATCGAGCATACTGCGCGGAATCGTTCCGGAAGATTTTTTAACTTTAATGGTACCGCGGGGGTTTGGCGGAAGAAGGCCATCGAATCTTCCGGTGGGTGGCAGCATGATACTCTTACTGAAGATCTGGATTTAAGTTATCGTGCGCAACTTAACGGTTGGAAATTTGTCTACCTCCCGGATGTCATTGCTCCTGCTGAGCTTCCCGTACAGATGAACGCCTATAAACTTCAGCAGCACCGCTGGGCCAAAGGTTCAGTGCAAACAGCGAAAAAATTGCTGCCAAGAATTGTGAAAAGCGATTTGCCCCTTAAAGTCAAATGGGAAGCCTGCATTCATCTGGTTGGTAATTTTAGTTATTTACTTATGACCATCCCGGCGATTTTTATCGTACCAATTTCCATTATGCTGTTTAACTTTAAGATGTATAAATTTTTACCTATTTATTTATTACTTTTCTTTTCAGCCACTGTTTCGGTTTTCCTGTTTTACCTCGTTTGTCAGTGGGAAATTTATCCGAATTGGCGGCAGAGGATAAAATATATTCCAGCGACTATTGCTTTCGCCATCGGACTTTCACTCAATAACAGCAAAGCTGTCCTCGAAGCCCTTTTTAATTTTAAAACAGATTTCAAGCGGACCCCAAAGTTTCGAATTGAATCGAAAGATGACAATTGGAGTAACAAAATTTACAGTACTGAAAGGAATCTCCTTCCGTTTTTAGAAATAATACTTGGGCTCTACTTTACGTTCAGCATCGTTTATGCACTGGTCAATAAAATTTATATGTCAATTCCGTTCTTTGCACTGTTCCAGTTCGGTTTTTTGTATATTGCCTTCTTGTCTTTTCTGCAGTTGCACAAAGAGCGTGTAGAAAATAAAAAAGCATTGCTGATGAACTGGATAGCGCGTCAACCTCCATCGCCCGAGACAAGAGTTCCTCCGGTTGTCGAGGCTACCGCATTGTCAGCGGAAAAATAACAAAAGAAATTAAAAGTCGATTTTAAATGATAGACTGAGGAGTCTTAAATATGTCAAAACCAATAACATTGACAGATGATAATTTTGATTCAGAAGTTATAAACTCTGAATTACCGGTTTTAGTAGATTTTTGGGCAGAATGGTGCGGTCCCTGTAAAATGATTGCTCCTTCAGTTGAGGAATTAGCCGCTGAATTTGAAGGTCGGGCAAAAATCGGCAAGCTGGATATAGACAACAATCAAATTACAGCCGGCAAGTTTGGGGTCCGCAGCATTCCTTCTTTACTGATTTTTAAAGGCGGAGAAGTGGTCGATCAAATTGTTGGTGCGGTCCCCAAGAATCAGCTTCAATCGAAATTAGAAGCTGCCCTTTAAGTAAATTAAACAAAATTTTAAAGGCACTTGAGTTATTCAGGTGCCTTATTTTTTTACCAAAACTATGAACCAAATGAAGTACGATGTCCTTGTCGCTGGTGGAGGGCCGGCTGGTTTGTCTGCAGCTTTCACGGCAGCGAAGTCAGGTGCAAAAGTAGCGGTATTTGAAAAAAGCAAGGAGATCGGCTACCCGGTTCATACAAGCGGCGGCAGCTGGATCGATGAACTAAGAAAGTTAGATATCCCCGACCGATTTATGCACCCGATTCAGGAAGGGGTTTTTATCTCACCAAAGGAACAGGCTGCCTTTAGATTTGAAACTCCACCGAGCTGTATTTTAGACATTCGCGGTTTGTACCAATACCTGGCCGAAATTGCTTCGGCTGAAGGTACAGAAATTATTGTTGATTCAACCGTTGTTGAACCACACTACAAAACGAATAAGATAAGCGGTTTAAAAGTCCGCAAAAAAGCAGGCGAATATCTGTTCGAGGCGCCTTTAGTGATCGATGCCAGTGGCGCTGCTAGCGTAATCGCCCGTAAAGTCGGCTTATCGAATGGCTTTAGTAAATTAGGTATTGGCGCAGAATATGATTTGTTTGCCCCTCACTGGCCTCAAAATAAAGTGGCCTTCCTTTTTGGCAACCAGGTGGCACCTGCGGGATATGCCTGGATTTTTCCACATCCAGATCACAGAATTCGTTTAGGAGTCGGTGTTGTAAATTCTGAGAATAAAATCGACCCACGAAGATATTTGGATAAGCTTCTTAAGGACGCCAGTTTATTTAAACATGAGCTTTCTCAGGTCAGTCAAATAGAATATCACACCGGGTTAATCCCCGGTGAAATCTACCTGAAAAAAACCGCAACCGACGGTGTTTTGGTGGTGGGAGACGCCGGGGGCTTGGTTTCAACTTTGCTGGGTGAGGGAATTCGTTTTGCAATTGACATCGGTCGCATGGCTGGAGAAGTGGCTGGGGAAGCGGTTCAAAAAAAGCGATTTGAGGCAAGGTTTCTCAGTAAATACGAGGCGTTGTGGAAAAAGAAATACAAGCGGATTTTTCAAATTGGTGAGCTCATCAACAAACGGTTGGTGAGTTATTCGGATGAGCAGTGGGATGCCAGAATTAAGGTTTTGGCTAAATTGGACAGCGCACTGATCCCAAACCTTTTAAAGGGTGAATATAGTCTCAAATTATTACTTAGGCTGTCACATTCTGTTCCAGGTTTTTTTAGGAAAACAGCCTCGACTGCGTTAAAATCTATTTTGAAAAACACTTGATTTTGGCAAAAGGAATTCATAGTTTTAAGCATAAATCTTACCCAATATCACTTTTTGAATGAAAAATAACACCCATAACTTTGCCATTGTTGGTTAGCCATGAAACTGTGACCAACAGTGGCATTTTTGTGTTAAGCCTTTCTGGTTTTAATTAGGAGAGAGCATAAATGTATGCAGTTATAATGGCCGGTGGGTTAGGGACGAGATTTTGGCCCAAAAGCCGTGAAAAACATCCCAAGCAGCTTTTAAATATTTATGGGAAAAAAACATTAATCCAGAATACAGTCGATAGATTAAGACCGTTAGTTCCCGATGAGCGTTTGTTTGTGGTTTCTACTCGAAGCCAATTAAAAGAAATAAAAAACCAACTTCCATTTATCCCCCCAAAGAATTACATTATCGAACCAAAGGGCAAAAATACGGCTCCATGTATCGGACTCTCGGCATTGTTTCTGGAATACCTGGATCCCGAGAGCGTCATGGTTGTTTTGCCTGCAGATCATTTAATAACGAACAATAGATTATTTCATAAGACCATAAAAGTGGCCACCAAGATTGCAGCTGAAAGGGAGAGCCTGGTAACTATTGGCATAAAACCTTCTTACCCGGCCACGGGATATGGTTATGTTCAATTTAACGAAAAGCTTGAAAATGTTAACGGCGTGCAGCTCCTAAAAGTCAAAACATTTGCTGAAAAACCTAATTTTGAGACTGCCAAGAGATTCATAAAGAGTGGGGATTTTCTCTGGAACAGCGGAATTTTTATTTGGAAAACGCAAACGATTCTCAAAGAAATTGAGGAAAATATCCCACACTTGTACGATGGACTGCTTGAGATTAAAAAAGCGCTAGGAACGTCGAAACAAGATGAAACAATCGAGCGGGTTTATTGCCAGATCAAAAGTATCTCCATTGATTATGGTGTCATGGAACACGCGAAGGATGTTGCTGTTTTGAAAGGGGAGTTTGAGTGGAACGACCTGGGAACCTGGGATGAAGTCTACAAACTTCATAAAAAAGATAAAGATGAAAATGTTCTTATTGGCCGGCATATCATTAAAGATAGCAAAGGCTGCTTTATTGATGCTCCCAACAAATGTGTTGCAGTAGTTGGGCTCGATGATATTATGGTAGTGGAAACTGAAGACGCTATTCTTATTTGCCCGCGGGATCGCGCTCAAGATGTTAAAGATGTTGTTGAAATTGCAAAAAGAAAAAAGATGACTGAATATCTCTGAGGTACGGCAAAATGCATGATGACGATATATTACAAAGTTTCGAAAAACTTTTGACCGATTTAGAAGTTGAGTTGCGTTACGAAAAAGGTGACTTTCAGGGAGGTATCTATCGATACAAGGAAAAAAAACAGTTAATTCTCAATAAGAATCTTAGCTCCAACCAAAAGATTATGGTTATGGCAAATGAGCTAAAGGCAAATTTCGATTTAGACAATCTATATCTGGTCCCCGCTTTGAGAGAGGTCATCGGCAATGCAGGTCGTTTGGGGCAATAAAAACCACGCAAAAGAAGGAAAAGACAAACAGATGGAAGTCAAAGACTTGTTAGATTACTTTAGCCAAGATCTTTTTGTTTCAAAGCTGAAGGCCACGACAAAAGATGCGTCACTCGATGAATTGGCGGATCTGTTTGTTAAATCTAAAATAATCAGAAAGAAAAGCATCGTCTTGGAGATGCTGCGTAAAAGAGAAACTCTTGGCAGTACCGGAATTGGCAAGGGTGTGGCGATCCCGCACGGAAGGACCACGGCTGCCATGGACGTCAAGATTGCATTTGGAAAATCCGAGGAAGGAATGAACTTTGATTCAATCGATAAGAAACCGGTTAATCTTGTTTTCATGGTTTTAGCGCCGCCTCACGACGAAAATAATCGTTACCTGCCCATTTTAGGCAAATTGGTCGAAGTTTTAAGCGACCTTAAAAATAGAAATAAACTGAAGAAAGTGGAGACTTTTGATGAATTCATTCAGGTGTTCAATGGAGTTGAGTAGATGCTTAAACATTTAGAATTATTAGTCGCTCTACAAGACCTTGATGTTATGATAACGGATATCGACGAAGTCAAGAAGATCGGTTTTAAGGTTGCCGGAAAGGAGAAACTTGAGGAGGCACGGAGCGAATTGGTTAGAAAATTGAGTAAACCCCTGCTTTATAATTATGAAAATTTAACGAAGAGATATAAGCGAGCAATTGTACCAGTTAAGGACGATATTTGTTTGGGGTGTTTTATGCGGATTCCTACCTCACTTATTACTCGTGGCCGAAGCGATCAGGAGGTTATTAATTGCGAAGGGTGCGGCAGGGTACTTTATTGGTATGATTAATCAATATTTTTTTCGTACATTGCATATTTCTTATAAACTTTAGCGCCAATTCCTTCAAGCGCCCGGTTCATCAAAACATTATCTTCCAAAATCCAGGAAAACTCTCCTGAGGAATACCCTTTATTGATTCCCCGCATATAAGTTTCGTAATAAAATGCAGGTGCAAGGCCGCGTTTTTTTTGAAACTTATGACGAACCCCCAGTGTGATGACTCTCACCGCAGTGATTTTCTTTTTATTTAATAAGAGTTTAAAAATTCCGAATGGCAGCAATCTACCGTTGATGTTTTTCAATATTTGATTGTAATCTGGTAATGCAAGGGAGAATCCAGCAGGCTCGCCGTTGACTTCGGCAATGAAAACAATATCGGGATCGACCACTGGTTTCAAATCCTTGGCCATGTGCGTGAATTCCGCTTTCTCCATTGGAACAAACCCCCAATTGTTCTCCCAGGCATCATTGTAAATTTGCTGTATGATTTCCACCTCATTTTTAAAATCTTTCATATTTATGTTTCGG from the candidate division KSB1 bacterium genome contains:
- a CDS encoding PTS sugar transporter subunit IIA, whose product is MQVVWGNKNHAKEGKDKQMEVKDLLDYFSQDLFVSKLKATTKDASLDELADLFVKSKIIRKKSIVLEMLRKRETLGSTGIGKGVAIPHGRTTAAMDVKIAFGKSEEGMNFDSIDKKPVNLVFMVLAPPHDENNRYLPILGKLVEVLSDLKNRNKLKKVETFDEFIQVFNGVE
- a CDS encoding HU family DNA-binding protein, with product MTKGNIINIVAEGTGLTKLETGAVVDGFLATIGYALQTGDTVTIRGFGSFRTVHRRERVSTNPKTGKPMHVPDRIAPVFKASIDLKKLVNKNQTFE
- a CDS encoding glycosyltransferase; the protein is MSGNEVALLVFYGVGISILALFGIHKYFLLYLFWKYKKHPTFKPGKFESLPRVTVQLPIYNEKYVVERLIATVCKLDYPKHLLEIQVLDDSTDETRNMARNLTQEFRNRGVDIKHIHRSNRIGFKAGALAEGLKKATGDFVAIFDADFVPKPDFLKKTIPYFVNEKIGMVQARWGHINQNYSVLTQIQSVFLDGHFIIEHTARNRSGRFFNFNGTAGVWRKKAIESSGGWQHDTLTEDLDLSYRAQLNGWKFVYLPDVIAPAELPVQMNAYKLQQHRWAKGSVQTAKKLLPRIVKSDLPLKVKWEACIHLVGNFSYLLMTIPAIFIVPISIMLFNFKMYKFLPIYLLLFFSATVSVFLFYLVCQWEIYPNWRQRIKYIPATIAFAIGLSLNNSKAVLEALFNFKTDFKRTPKFRIESKDDNWSNKIYSTERNLLPFLEIILGLYFTFSIVYALVNKIYMSIPFFALFQFGFLYIAFLSFLQLHKERVENKKALLMNWIARQPPSPETRVPPVVEATALSAEK
- the trxA gene encoding thioredoxin is translated as MSKPITLTDDNFDSEVINSELPVLVDFWAEWCGPCKMIAPSVEELAAEFEGRAKIGKLDIDNNQITAGKFGVRSIPSLLIFKGGEVVDQIVGAVPKNQLQSKLEAAL
- a CDS encoding exodeoxyribonuclease VII large subunit, which produces MTQLSFEDFLVEDKYLTVTDLTKEIRYLLESTFREIWVEGEISNFNHHSSGHMYFSLKDENAQISCAMWRRRNHELFFTPGDGMKVVLNARLTVYEKRGNYQLDVLQIKPAGLGELQLAFEQLKGHLRDEGLFSEEYKKPIPLYPEKVGIVTSPTGAAIKDLVAVLRRRFPGIKIILNPVRVQGEGAAAEIVRAIDELNEYGQVDVLIVGRGGGSLEDLWAFNEESVARAVFRSQIPVVSAVGHEVDFSICDFVADLRAPTPSAAAELVVQNKDGITARLNQMLEFMSGSILDRIKYQREKVKNMKNSYAFRQPRDLVIQYHQRLDEINRSLRKSMNHKVDLSKELLKGLSKRLGLLEHNNVLKRGYSLTFRRSDGKLISKADELEKKDEIEVNFYQGKVFGTVNEVVG
- a CDS encoding NAD(P)/FAD-dependent oxidoreductase, whose protein sequence is MNQMKYDVLVAGGGPAGLSAAFTAAKSGAKVAVFEKSKEIGYPVHTSGGSWIDELRKLDIPDRFMHPIQEGVFISPKEQAAFRFETPPSCILDIRGLYQYLAEIASAEGTEIIVDSTVVEPHYKTNKISGLKVRKKAGEYLFEAPLVIDASGAASVIARKVGLSNGFSKLGIGAEYDLFAPHWPQNKVAFLFGNQVAPAGYAWIFPHPDHRIRLGVGVVNSENKIDPRRYLDKLLKDASLFKHELSQVSQIEYHTGLIPGEIYLKKTATDGVLVVGDAGGLVSTLLGEGIRFAIDIGRMAGEVAGEAVQKKRFEARFLSKYEALWKKKYKRIFQIGELINKRLVSYSDEQWDARIKVLAKLDSALIPNLLKGEYSLKLLLRLSHSVPGFFRKTASTALKSILKNT
- the xseB gene encoding exodeoxyribonuclease VII small subunit — protein: MPKKTFEQAIKRLEEIVAELEEGNLPLEESLKIYEEGVELTKFCSTKLNETEDKIKTLVKTGADFKLKSTDI
- a CDS encoding NTP transferase domain-containing protein; this translates as MYAVIMAGGLGTRFWPKSREKHPKQLLNIYGKKTLIQNTVDRLRPLVPDERLFVVSTRSQLKEIKNQLPFIPPKNYIIEPKGKNTAPCIGLSALFLEYLDPESVMVVLPADHLITNNRLFHKTIKVATKIAAERESLVTIGIKPSYPATGYGYVQFNEKLENVNGVQLLKVKTFAEKPNFETAKRFIKSGDFLWNSGIFIWKTQTILKEIEENIPHLYDGLLEIKKALGTSKQDETIERVYCQIKSISIDYGVMEHAKDVAVLKGEFEWNDLGTWDEVYKLHKKDKDENVLIGRHIIKDSKGCFIDAPNKCVAVVGLDDIMVVETEDAILICPRDRAQDVKDVVEIAKRKKMTEYL
- a CDS encoding NAD(+)/NADH kinase, whose translation is MILGLTGNIDKASVKPLVTKFVKWLQKSGADFIVENELAEHLILPKESCPRSSLKNFFEKCQMVISFGGDGTILSTARAIGDSGVPILGVKMGGMGFLAELTPEELYASMEEILKGHYQIVKRMVLQVEVEGEKTTRYHALNDLVFDKGAVSRVIHIKTFIDDEFLNTYISDGLIISTPTGSTAYSLAAGGPILLPSMNAIIINPISPHTLGARPVVIPDDKVVKIKIEYAPQNVLLSADGQVSKELKQGQTATIQKADYQIKLVSYRGRSFYDVLRAKLNWGEDIRES